The following proteins are co-located in the Melanotaenia boesemani isolate fMelBoe1 chromosome 5, fMelBoe1.pri, whole genome shotgun sequence genome:
- the LOC121639278 gene encoding uncharacterized protein LOC121639278: protein MHFILSETDSVLKELEGLLSDASVADSTPEISSQTAASDWKLRNTASSERWKEARPQLLDNMLRQNCIKPRLCQRCQKTESIIRCAECMPMQYYCSDCDVIYHESKALHNRTSRINGFHMPLPPTVVVMSDAEGNYSHQTCVRILPMELPQQICSCPAERTTVIPGRSVVFVNMKGRYDLSLPELHCGGCSASWTPALHDVQISGYWPASIHFCTLFDVAVFRGFKEMKLAAPSNSRLTYIRMLEAQTRESGRTGKVCSDTFYKSFMEWVIVSDMVDRLCLEEPFTCPACTPQMLAVSVDGNRKPYRFRKDAHSDGKGYFDGVLLCRDDEVAAFVEDIQKRAKHVPGKGVCGKSLLKAAKETSNKRNSSNLDEQGLEVAVCRHGIILRALNMYRGEIFAYPMFLQKEVAAMNSPVFFCMDVVCKYWPYITRISEICPEYNQLTTMKPLLSVLHAKAHGIKCEIKWGGSSQDGAGSTLGEEVEMVNSFLSRTAINTKFMSKGARTDMLTVQVMAWNRRKVENMCDTLCKRLLKTQQNLQRERQSLETLKSEMSPNEGTVHQWVRDVQEWAEHELPVD from the exons atgcattttattctttctgagACAGACTCTGTCCTTAAAGAGCTGGAGGGCCTGCTCAGTGACGCAAGTGTTGCTGATTCCACCCCTGAGATAAGCTCTCAAACAGCCGCCAGTGACTGGAAACTGAGGAACACTGCCTCATCTGAGAGGTGGAAGGAAGCCAGACCTCAGCTTTTAGACAATATGCTGAGACAAAACTGCATAAAACCACGGCTCTGTCAAAGATGCCAGAAGACAGAATCCATAATTAGATGTGCTGAATGTATGCCTATGCAATACTACTGTAGTGATTGTGATGTAATTTACCACGAGTCCAAAGCACTACACAATCGGACATCTAGGATCAATGGCTTCCACATGCCTCTTCCCCCAACAGTTGTGGTGATGAGCGATGCAGAGGGCAATTATTCACATCAAACATGCG TTAGAATATTACCAATGGAATTACCACAGCAAATCTGTAGTTGTCCTGCAGAGAGGACGACTGTAATCCCTGGTCGGTCTGTGGTGTTTGTCAACATGAAAG GGCGGTATGATCTGTCCCTTCCAGAGCTGCACTGTGGAGGCTGCTCTGCAAGCTGGACACCAGCATTACATGATGTTCAGATAAGTGGCTACTGGCCTGCTTCTATTCATTTCTGCACACTATTTGATGTGGCAGTTTTTCGTGGCTTCAAGGAAATGAAGTTGGCAGCACCAAGTAATTCTCGCCTGACTTATATAAGAATGCTAGAAGCTCAAACAAGAGAAAGTGGCAGG ACTGGTAAAGTGTGCTCTGACACTTTCTACAAGAGCTTCATGGAGTGGGTGATTGTCTCTGACATGGTGGACAGGTTGTGTTTGGAGGAGCCATTTACCTGTCCAGCCTGTACTCCACAAATGTTAGCTGTGTCTGTGGATGGAAACCGGAAGCCTTACCGCTTCAGAAAGGATGCACA CTCTGATGGAAAGGGTTACTTTGATGGTGTGCTTCTCTGTCGAGATGATGAGGTAGCAGCGTTTGTGGAAGACATACAAAAGAGGGCAAAGCAT GTACCAGGAAAAGGGGTCTGTGGCAAATCTCTACTGAAAGCAGCCAAAGAGACCTCAAACAAGAGAAATAGCTCCAACCTTGATGAGCag GGTCTAGAAGTAGCTGTTTGCCGTCATGGCATTATTCTCCGTGCCTTGAATATGTACAG GGGTGAAATCTTCGCCTACCCAATGTTTCTTCAAAAGGAGGTGGCAGCCATGAATTCGCCAGTCTTCTTTTGTATGGATGTTGTCTGTAAATACTGGCCATATATCACAAGAATATCTGAAATCTGCCCAGAGTACAATCAACTCACCACAATGAAGCCCTTGCTGTCTGTGCTCCATGCCAAAGCGCATGGAATAAAGTGTGAG ATAAAGTGGGGAGGAAGCAGTCAAGATGGAGCTGGTTCCACCTTAGGAGAAGAAGTGGAAATGGTCAACTCCTTCCTCTCCCGGACTGCCATAAATACCAAGTTCATGAGTAAAGGAG ccCGCACAGACATGCTTACTGTCCAGGTCATGGCCTGGAATAGAAGAAAGGTGGAGAATATGTGTGACACCTTATGCAAACGACTTCTTAAG ACACAGCAGAATCTTCAGAGGGAGAGGCAAAGCCTTGAGACCCTCAAGAGTGAGATGTCTCCCAATGAAGGGACCGTACATCAGTGGGTCAGAGATGTCCAGGAGTGGGCTGAACACG AACTCCCTGTGGACTGA